Proteins from a single region of Oscillatoria sp. FACHB-1406:
- a CDS encoding S-methyl-5'-thioadenosine phosphorylase: protein MVTARIGIIGGSGLYKMEALQEVEKIILNTPFGSPSDALLVGKLEGEPVVFLARHGRNHHLTPSEIPFRANIHAFKQLGVEYILSASAVGSLAEEVKPLDLVIPDQFIDRTQHRIASFFGEGIVAHVGFGEPICPNLAGVVADAIASLNLPDVTLHRGGTYICMEGPAFSTKAESNLYRSWGASVIGMTNLTEAKLAREAEIAYTTLALVTDYDCWHPEHDHVTVEMVIANLQQNAANAQKIVRETVRRLSENFPPSDAHSALKYAILTPLDRAPAATKEKLELLLQKYL, encoded by the coding sequence ATGGTGACAGCAAGAATTGGCATTATTGGTGGCAGCGGTCTTTACAAAATGGAGGCGTTGCAAGAGGTCGAAAAAATTATCCTCAATACGCCCTTCGGCTCGCCATCAGATGCGTTACTTGTTGGGAAGTTAGAAGGCGAACCGGTTGTCTTTTTAGCGCGCCACGGACGCAATCATCACCTCACCCCCTCAGAAATCCCTTTCCGCGCTAATATCCACGCCTTCAAGCAGTTGGGCGTTGAGTACATTCTGTCAGCATCGGCAGTGGGTTCCCTCGCCGAAGAAGTGAAGCCCCTCGATTTAGTGATTCCCGACCAATTTATCGATCGCACTCAACATCGCATCGCCAGCTTTTTTGGCGAGGGGATTGTCGCTCACGTTGGCTTCGGCGAGCCAATCTGCCCCAATTTAGCTGGTGTTGTTGCCGACGCGATCGCGAGTTTGAATCTCCCCGATGTTACCCTACATCGCGGCGGAACTTATATTTGCATGGAAGGTCCTGCTTTTTCGACGAAAGCAGAATCCAATCTTTATCGCAGTTGGGGAGCTAGTGTAATCGGCATGACCAACTTGACCGAAGCCAAACTCGCCCGGGAAGCTGAAATTGCCTATACAACCTTGGCCCTCGTTACCGATTACGACTGCTGGCATCCCGAACACGACCACGTAACCGTTGAGATGGTGATTGCTAACCTCCAGCAAAACGCCGCTAACGCCCAGAAGATCGTCCGAGAAACCGTGCGCCGATTGAGCGAGAACTTTCCCCCGTCCGATGCCCACTCCGCACTAAAATACGCTATTTTAACGCCGCTCGATCGCGCTCCTGCTGCAACAAAAGAGAAGCTCGAACTGTTATTGCAGAAATATCTTTAA
- the mreD gene encoding rod shape-determining protein MreD, protein MIEVSQLPPNLRKLLNWAVIIGSALICLLLLPMRLPGTELVGVKPDWVLIWVVVWSAKRLPFQGAMAGLALGLILDGMTAAYPTHALSLGCVGFLSARLYKQGYTRLGDRQEDIIAISLLVLGMVPLAEAITALQFLLFNYEQYGSWNLAQIWLAHQKVTPICALLSSLWAPVIYYPLNRWWQYLHTLEKA, encoded by the coding sequence ATGATCGAGGTCTCACAACTCCCCCCAAATCTTCGCAAACTGTTGAATTGGGCCGTCATTATCGGCTCGGCGTTAATCTGTTTGTTGTTGCTGCCGATGCGTTTGCCGGGAACCGAGTTAGTGGGAGTGAAACCGGATTGGGTGTTGATTTGGGTTGTGGTTTGGAGCGCCAAGCGATTGCCATTTCAGGGCGCGATGGCGGGTTTAGCGCTAGGATTGATTCTCGATGGCATGACAGCGGCTTATCCCACTCATGCGCTGAGTCTGGGCTGCGTTGGTTTTTTATCAGCGCGTCTCTACAAACAAGGCTATACTAGACTCGGCGATCGCCAAGAAGATATTATTGCGATCTCGCTGTTGGTTTTGGGGATGGTTCCCCTTGCCGAAGCGATTACCGCCCTTCAATTTCTATTGTTTAATTACGAGCAATACGGTTCCTGGAACTTGGCTCAGATATGGCTCGCCCATCAAAAAGTGACCCCGATTTGCGCGCTCCTTAGTAGCTTGTGGGCCCCGGTCATTTACTACCCGCTCAATCGTTGGTGGCAATACCTTCATACTTTAGAGAAAGCCTAG
- the mreC gene encoding rod shape-determining protein MreC has protein sequence MFTVRRWWDRYGSQVFLTVLVIGTALFIRQTQGAVVSELYYWMVRPLQPRPLPEERLTNARVEELQAEVDELEQQNEQLKQILKYTEKQKLPSLTAPVVGRSVDRWWNQVTLGRGSEEGIKVGYIVTGPGGLVGRIIQVTPNTSRVLLASDPTSRVGAMVGRTREMGFLRGASSEKVVMEFFNKVPNVKPGDKILTSSVSHLYPPGTPVGFVETVDLEKSPAPEVVVKLSAPMDYLEWVVVHPYQGQ, from the coding sequence ATGTTTACAGTACGCCGCTGGTGGGATCGTTATGGCTCCCAAGTTTTTTTAACCGTTCTGGTTATCGGAACCGCCCTATTCATCCGCCAGACCCAAGGAGCCGTCGTCTCAGAATTATATTACTGGATGGTTCGCCCCTTGCAACCCCGTCCCCTACCCGAAGAACGTTTGACCAATGCTCGCGTTGAAGAATTGCAAGCAGAAGTTGACGAACTCGAACAACAAAACGAACAACTCAAACAAATCCTTAAGTATACCGAAAAGCAAAAACTCCCCTCGCTCACCGCGCCCGTTGTCGGTCGTAGTGTCGATCGCTGGTGGAATCAAGTGACCTTGGGACGGGGTAGCGAAGAAGGAATTAAGGTCGGTTATATCGTGACCGGCCCGGGCGGTTTAGTGGGTCGCATTATACAAGTGACCCCGAATACCAGTCGCGTTCTACTCGCTAGCGACCCCACCAGTCGCGTCGGGGCGATGGTCGGTCGCACTCGAGAAATGGGCTTTTTGCGCGGCGCAAGCTCGGAAAAGGTTGTTATGGAATTTTTCAACAAAGTGCCGAACGTCAAACCGGGCGATAAAATCTTGACTTCTTCAGTGAGTCATTTATATCCCCCTGGAACGCCCGTCGGCTTTGTCGAAACCGTAGACCTGGAAAAAAGTCCCGCTCCAGAAGTTGTTGTCAAGCTAAGCGCTCCGATGGATTACTTAGAATGGGTGGTCGTTCATCCCTATCAAGGTCAATAA
- a CDS encoding rod shape-determining protein encodes MGIDLGTANTLVYVSGKGIVLQEPSVVAIDREMKVPLAVGEDAKKMLGRTPGNVVALRPLRDGVIADFDTAELMLKHFIRQVHGGQYSSPRIVIGIPSGVTGVERRAVMEAASQAGARDVYLIDEPVAAAIGAGLPVAEPTGNMIIDIGGGTTEVAVLSLQGSVLSESVRVAGDELSEAIVQYMKKVHNLVIGERTAEEIKIQVGSAYPIDGDNDVMMEVRGLHLLSGLPRTVTIKGPEIRESMAEPLAVIVDAVKRTLERTPPELAADIIDRGIMLAGGGALLKGIDTLIGHETGIVTHIAADPLSCVVLGTGRVLENFKQLERVFSARSRPM; translated from the coding sequence ATGGGAATCGATCTGGGAACAGCCAACACCTTAGTGTATGTATCCGGCAAAGGAATCGTTCTTCAAGAACCCTCCGTTGTTGCCATCGATCGCGAAATGAAAGTCCCGCTAGCCGTGGGCGAAGATGCCAAAAAAATGCTAGGTCGGACTCCAGGTAACGTTGTCGCCTTGCGCCCGCTACGCGATGGCGTAATTGCAGACTTCGATACCGCCGAACTCATGCTCAAGCACTTCATCCGCCAAGTTCACGGGGGACAATACTCCTCACCGCGAATCGTCATCGGTATTCCCAGCGGAGTCACCGGAGTCGAACGTCGCGCCGTTATGGAAGCCGCATCCCAAGCCGGTGCAAGAGACGTTTACTTAATTGACGAACCCGTCGCTGCTGCCATTGGTGCGGGGCTTCCCGTTGCCGAACCAACAGGTAACATGATCATCGACATCGGCGGCGGAACCACCGAAGTTGCCGTCTTAAGCTTGCAAGGTAGCGTCTTAAGCGAATCGGTGCGGGTTGCCGGCGACGAACTGAGCGAAGCCATCGTTCAGTACATGAAAAAAGTTCATAACCTCGTCATCGGGGAACGCACCGCCGAAGAAATCAAAATTCAAGTCGGTTCGGCCTACCCCATCGACGGCGACAACGATGTCATGATGGAAGTGCGCGGGTTGCACTTACTCTCCGGATTGCCGCGCACCGTCACCATTAAAGGTCCCGAAATCCGCGAGAGTATGGCAGAACCCCTCGCCGTCATCGTCGATGCGGTCAAACGTACCCTAGAACGAACGCCCCCCGAACTCGCTGCCGACATTATCGATCGCGGTATCATGCTCGCAGGCGGCGGCGCGCTCCTCAAAGGAATCGATACCCTCATCGGTCACGAAACTGGAATCGTCACTCACATTGCCGCCGATCCCCTTAGCTGCGTCGTTCTAGGAACAGGTCGCGTTCTCGAGAACTTCAAACAACTCGAACGAGTCTTCAGCGCACGCTCTCGTCCGATGTAA
- a CDS encoding single-stranded DNA-binding protein, whose protein sequence is MSLNMVHLVGRAGMNADIKYFDSGKSIGEVTLAVRRMSRDDQPDWFNLKFFGKTAEIANNYVKKGALIGVQGSLKIETWNDATTGSLRSKPVIYVSRLDLLGSKQDTEAAAASYSESGYN, encoded by the coding sequence ATGAGTCTCAATATGGTTCATTTGGTCGGTCGTGCCGGTATGAATGCCGATATTAAGTATTTTGATTCGGGGAAATCGATTGGCGAGGTGACTTTGGCAGTTCGTCGCATGAGTCGGGACGACCAACCGGATTGGTTTAATTTAAAATTTTTCGGTAAAACGGCAGAAATTGCGAATAATTATGTGAAGAAAGGGGCGTTAATTGGCGTTCAAGGGTCTTTAAAAATAGAAACCTGGAACGATGCAACTACGGGTTCTTTACGTTCTAAGCCGGTTATTTATGTGAGTCGTTTAGATTTATTGGGGTCGAAGCAAGATACGGAAGCGGCGGCTGCGAGTTACTCGGAAAGCGGGTATAATTGA
- a CDS encoding SIMPL domain-containing protein (The SIMPL domain is named for its presence in mouse protein SIMPL (signalling molecule that associates with mouse pelle-like kinase). Bacterial member BP26, from Brucella, was shown to assemble into a channel-like structure, while YggE from E. coli has been associated with resistance to oxidative stress.), with product MKLYLPQRFTSLSVISHYPRQIAIAAALLTLAFPMSAEAQERALRTLTVTGQGEEVIPTTIARVQLGVEIRGKTAAEVQQEVASRTSAVVNLLRSRNVAQLQTTGISLQPNYDYRNEQQNLIGYIGTNTVSFRVPTEKAGALMDESIQTGATRIDGVSFIAEDSAISAAQKQALREATQDAQSQADAVLSSLNLSRKDIVKIVINGQNVNPPIYLQNAMVRGEAASSPVIGGDQAVNASVTLEISY from the coding sequence ATGAAATTATATTTGCCCCAACGATTTACTTCGCTCTCCGTTATATCGCATTATCCCAGACAGATTGCGATCGCCGCTGCCCTTTTAACCCTAGCATTCCCGATGAGCGCCGAAGCCCAAGAACGAGCCTTGCGAACCTTAACCGTCACCGGACAAGGTGAAGAAGTTATCCCCACAACCATCGCGCGCGTGCAACTCGGCGTTGAAATCCGGGGCAAAACCGCCGCTGAAGTTCAACAAGAAGTTGCCAGTCGTACCTCTGCCGTAGTTAACTTGTTGCGATCGCGCAATGTCGCCCAACTGCAAACCACCGGCATTAGCTTGCAACCCAACTACGACTATCGGAACGAGCAGCAAAATCTCATCGGCTATATCGGTACAAATACGGTAAGCTTCCGCGTTCCTACGGAAAAAGCCGGAGCATTAATGGACGAATCGATTCAAACTGGGGCGACGCGCATCGACGGCGTAAGCTTCATCGCTGAGGATAGCGCCATTTCAGCCGCCCAAAAGCAAGCCCTGCGCGAAGCCACCCAAGATGCACAATCCCAAGCCGATGCGGTCTTAAGTTCCCTCAATCTCAGCCGCAAAGATATCGTCAAAATTGTCATTAACGGACAAAACGTTAACCCGCCAATTTACCTACAAAATGCGATGGTGCGAGGGGAAGCAGCTAGTAGCCCCGTTATCGGCGGCGACCAAGCAGTTAATGCTTCCGTCACCTTAGAAATCTCGTATTAA
- a CDS encoding response regulator → MLRLLLHFPRLDGESMDLTTVEHSVREIGMTAPTILAVDDHEDCLILLVNILELMGCTCIAAGTAKEALSKIGSCPLDLILLDIVLPDMNGLELLARVRKKYPGNKVPAIAVTGLVSRQERARIQKAGFDDYLCKPYSIGDLECLLHRHLDGKLTAGPSLNGKAQWF, encoded by the coding sequence ATGCTTCGTCTCCTCTTGCATTTCCCGCGACTAGATGGAGAGAGTATGGACTTAACGACGGTGGAACATTCAGTTCGAGAAATTGGGATGACCGCCCCGACAATTTTGGCGGTTGACGATCATGAAGATTGCTTAATCTTATTGGTAAATATTTTGGAATTGATGGGCTGTACTTGTATCGCAGCCGGTACTGCCAAAGAAGCTTTATCTAAAATTGGAAGTTGTCCCCTCGATCTTATTTTATTGGATATCGTGTTGCCGGATATGAATGGGCTAGAACTTTTAGCTCGAGTGCGGAAGAAATACCCGGGCAATAAAGTACCTGCGATCGCAGTAACTGGACTGGTGTCCCGACAGGAGAGAGCGCGCATTCAAAAAGCAGGTTTCGACGATTATCTTTGTAAGCCTTACTCAATCGGCGATCTGGAATGTTTGCTTCACCGTCACCTCGATGGAAAATTAACTGCCGGACCGAGTTTGAACGGTAAAGCTCAGTGGTTTTAA
- the cobA gene encoding uroporphyrinogen-III C-methyltransferase — MNFNLGKVYLVGVGVGSWDYLTHRGEQLLRCADVAICDALINPELLQLLPPNCLYIDVGKRGGKPSMPQAEIDRLLVTYCQQGKQVVRLKSGDPLIFGRAREEVEALKMAGCPFEIVPGLSSALAAPLLAGIPLTDKHLSNTFAVVSAHQPDSLDWEALSRLDTLVFLMGGRNLAAIVEFLQQFGRNPSLPIAIIRNCGNPDRQIWQGTLDNILDRTSGVSLSPCVIIAGEVVNLRPLFQMSESFSVSPLPLSGKTVLVTRAAEQSSAFSQLLQAQGASVIEMPALEIVPPSSWVPLDGAIAYLPSFQWLILTSSNAVDYFFKRLVRSLPDVRSLASLKIAVVGKKTAAALEKQNLKPDFIPPDFVADSLVEHFPEPLKGQKILFPRVETGGRDVLVRELRERGATVVEVPAYQSACPDRVPPAVLAAFQRQAIDIVTFASSKTVQNFCHLLTRELSLSPQQYLENICIASIGPQTSKTCYELCDRVDVEAREYTLEGLTAAIVTWVEARKTVT, encoded by the coding sequence TTGAACTTTAATCTCGGCAAAGTCTATCTCGTCGGTGTGGGCGTGGGAAGTTGGGATTACCTAACCCATCGGGGCGAACAACTTTTGCGTTGTGCCGATGTTGCGATCTGCGATGCCCTCATTAACCCCGAACTGCTGCAACTTTTACCGCCGAATTGCCTCTATATCGATGTCGGTAAGCGCGGCGGCAAACCCAGTATGCCCCAAGCAGAAATCGATCGTTTACTCGTAACCTACTGCCAGCAAGGAAAGCAAGTCGTTCGCCTCAAAAGTGGCGATCCCTTAATCTTCGGGCGCGCCCGCGAAGAAGTTGAAGCCCTAAAAATGGCGGGATGTCCTTTTGAAATCGTTCCCGGACTTTCCTCCGCCCTTGCTGCCCCTTTATTAGCAGGCATCCCTCTCACCGATAAACACCTCAGCAATACCTTCGCCGTCGTTAGCGCCCATCAACCGGATAGCTTGGATTGGGAAGCGCTTTCTCGCCTCGATACGCTGGTGTTTCTGATGGGCGGGCGCAATTTAGCAGCGATTGTCGAGTTCTTGCAACAGTTCGGGCGCAATCCTTCCTTGCCAATTGCGATTATCCGCAATTGCGGCAATCCCGATCGACAAATTTGGCAGGGAACGCTAGATAATATTCTCGATCGCACCTCTGGCGTTTCCCTCTCTCCTTGCGTCATTATCGCTGGAGAAGTCGTTAACTTGCGTCCCTTATTTCAAATGTCCGAGTCTTTTTCTGTTTCCCCACTGCCCCTTTCCGGGAAAACCGTTCTAGTAACCCGCGCTGCCGAACAGTCGAGCGCTTTTTCCCAATTGTTACAAGCGCAGGGGGCTAGCGTTATCGAAATGCCCGCCCTAGAAATTGTACCGCCCTCGAGTTGGGTTCCGCTAGATGGCGCGATCGCCTATCTCCCAAGCTTCCAGTGGTTGATTCTGACCTCCAGTAATGCGGTAGACTACTTTTTCAAGCGGTTAGTGCGATCGCTACCCGATGTTCGCTCCCTCGCCAGCCTAAAAATTGCCGTCGTTGGCAAAAAAACTGCCGCCGCCCTAGAAAAGCAAAACCTCAAGCCGGACTTTATTCCGCCCGATTTTGTCGCCGATTCCCTTGTCGAACATTTTCCCGAACCCCTCAAAGGTCAAAAAATCCTCTTCCCCCGCGTGGAAACCGGGGGACGCGATGTTTTAGTGCGAGAACTGCGCGAACGCGGTGCAACTGTCGTCGAAGTCCCCGCCTATCAATCCGCCTGTCCCGATCGCGTTCCACCCGCCGTATTAGCTGCTTTCCAACGCCAAGCGATCGATATTGTCACCTTTGCCAGTTCCAAAACCGTCCAAAACTTCTGCCATCTCCTGACTCGCGAACTCTCCCTCTCCCCGCAGCAATATCTCGAAAATATTTGCATTGCTTCCATCGGTCCTCAAACCTCAAAAACTTGCTACGAATTGTGCGATCGCGTTGATGTTGAGGCTAGAGAATATACTCTAGAAGGCTTAACCGCAGCAATTGTAACTTGGGTCGAGGCTCGGAAGACGGTCACTTAG